The Mycosarcoma maydis chromosome 8, whole genome shotgun sequence DNA segment TACTCCACAGCTTGTTAGTTTTTTGGATCCTTAGACAGAGTGCTATACAATTCAAGCGAAGATAGTGATTGTAGaagtgaatcgtgaatgaggTGGTCGAACAAAGGGAAATGCGGAACCACGAAAGCATGCGTTTTGGCTACGCCACGCAAGCTCAGCTGAGCCAGAGTTTGAGATTTCGAGATCGGGTGAAAGCGAAGGGTGACTTCCGACCATCCTGGTtcgttttttttttgttgtTTTTTTGTTTGGGCATGTCAAATTTATACTGCTCGTGTTTCTCGACACCAATTTATTTATCTCGTCCTCCGCagatattcgtgatttccaTCCAACATATACGACAGGAGGGGCTCAAAAGAAGCAGCGGCTTGATTGGCGACAAGACTTAAAACGGTACAAAGATGTAGAATTGATGTTGGTTCCAGAATGATGTACAGTGTCTTTCAGATAGTTAGAACGAAAAGCAAATGTCAAATGTCGCGAATCTACTGGATAAATCGCATCAGATCGAATTATCGGCACAGGTAAAGGGTGCCTTGATGCTTCCGTTGTTGTAGTTATCGATGATGGATTTTACCGACACGTACGTCCCCGGTCCGAGCACAAAAAGCCCGACAGCAATCAAGACGAATTGGAAAGCAGTCTCAGTCTTTCTCAGCCAGGATTGGCCTACCCATAGTTGACCGCGGTAGAGCTCGAAGAAGGCGAAGGCCCAAAAGATGTAACCGAAGTAGCAGTCAAAGAGCGCACTCATGAGCGAGAGAAGCGTACTGAAGAAGGGAATTGCCTCTCCGATGACCCAGCCAAGAACCCAAGTGATGGTCACGCAGCCGATCCAGCCAGCCCACCCGAGGACAGTGTGATTGTTATAGTGCTGTTGTCGAAATCAAAATCAGAAGCAAAGCGAAAAAGTCAATGTCTGTGATGTCCTCTATGGTTCAAGTCTCGAGGAGGCAACAGTGCGCCCGAACACAGCACGAGGTGACTTACCTTGGTACCCATGAAGATGCGGCCAAAGAGGTACTTGGCGACCACTGAGGCGTACAGAACACcaatgatgatggtggtcgGAAGCACAAAGGCGAAGGCGATCTTCTTGAAGACAGGGCGCAGTGTTCCCACAGCAGGAGCCGTAGTATACTGTCCGGTGTAGCGATACACAACGATGCCCGCGACGCTGAAGAGGATGAATTCAGCTACAGTGACCGCATAAAGTGCCTTCGGAAATTCTCGCGGATCTTTCATCTCGGCGATGAAGGTAGGGTACATGATGTGGCCTGTTCAACAGATGGAAAAGCAGAGCGAGCAATCGAATCAGTTAGTCGGTCAAACGTTGACACGTCCCCGTTTGGAGCAAGACCACTCGTGATCGCACGGACGACATCGCACCACACGAAAAGTCGGCATAACGGGCAAGGGAAGCATACACCTACCGATCCACGTGAAGACAATGTTGAGGACAGCCGAAAAGCCATTGACGAAGCTGGTTCCCTTGGGAGCAAAGGCGGTGATGTGGACAGGTTCCGAGAAGTTCTCGACAGCTGGCTGAGTGCCCTGAATGCCCGTGAAAATGAGCACTagcaggatcgagatgaacaTGGAGATGGCAgagacgatgccgagaccgGTGAGCTGTTCAAGTTTTCGCGGTAGCGTGAGAAGGATGGAGACAATCATGATGACCAGGGAGAACACAAGCGAACAAGTGCCATGTTCTGAAAGCGTGTTGAGAATCTCGGAGCCCGTGAGCGTATGCAGACCCATGATGAAGACGTTGTTGAGGATGAGAGCCAGCGCCGTAAGCTCGTAGGcgatcttgctcttgccaaAGATCTGGTAGCCAATGTCACAGATGTTGAGAAGGTGCGGGTGACGCAGACAGTACCTCCACAGGGTGAGCGAAGTGTAGAGCGCTCCGAGGCCGATACCGAAGGTGGCGAGCAGGCCTCCTGCCATGCCGAGATAGCTAAAGGCCCATGGAAACGAGAGAATGGCAAGGCATACGTATTCGGTGAATAGGAGAATGGCAGCCTTTTGCCACGAGAGTGTGCGGTAGACGATCGTACCGCCCTCCTGCGCCTGCTTGACACGTTCAGCAACGAGAGCATCTTCAGAGTCGACCGTGCTGCTTACTTCGACAATGTCGTCAGTGGCACCATTCTTAGCCTTGATGGCCTTGGACGAGCGTTCGATGTCTTCGGTCGACGAATCATCATGCGATTGGGGTTGGGGAGGCGTGTGTGCCTCCTTCTCGTTTGCTTGTCCAAGGGAAGACATGGAGATGTTCTCAGAAGTCTTGACCACCACGATAGGAAGAGTTGGAAGGGGCTGGCTGTAGTCAACAGGAAAGGTTGTGCGTGACAAGGTCGATCAAAAGTGATTTACCAGTCACTCAGTCCTAGCGCAACCACGTTGAAGATTGTCAGGAACATGCAGACACCGGTGTCTAGATGGTTTCGACAAAAGCAGGACAGGTCCCGGACACTAGCGAGTTTGGGGTGCGGTTAGCGAACGCCTTGCGCTGTCGTATGGGTCAATCGTCATTTGGAACTCGAGCACAGTGCCTTTGATCTGCGGCGTGTAATCAAAGCTCAGGGACTTTTTACGAAGCTTGCTCCCACTTtcacactcaccactgTCCCAGCGGCGTCGCCGCTGTAGCCCGAATTCAGTCTAGCGTGTAGTTGGTGAGCACATGTTATTAATAAGTTAACGTTAGTTGGAACAGCGGTTCGCTCGGCGCGAATAGCATTGCGGAATAAAACTGTGGCATAATCCACGATCTGTGCTAGCTTATACAGTACAGGCTCGAGGTGTTGCGAAACCGCAGTTGTTTATGATTGGCTGCAGTTGTGATTCCACAGTCGGTCTCTTTTGTGTTATTTCTGACAGCGGGTAAAAAAGCAGTGGCGGCGGGTGCTTTGTCCGAGGCGGCGGAGCGGTgttcgcagcagcaaccgTGTCACGCAGCAAGAGCATACCGTACTTTACAGCCACAGACATGAATCGCGACTCGGTGCTCGTGTCATGATCATTTCTTGCTGTGCCTGCTTGACCGCTCAACACCAGAACGGTAAATAACTTTagcaacagtcacgagtcacgatttagtcgtgagtcgtgagtcgtgagttgctgctgctcaaccaatcgtgaattaaATTGAAAAGTTGTGAGGAATTTGTTTTCTTCAGCATCACACGTCAGCTCGCGAATTTTGCTGTGACGCTGACCACTTTTCCGTTCATGCGAGGCTCGTCATCGCATCATGCCATAGACGCAAATAGCACGACATGTCTCTGAACTCTGAACGCCCCACGCGATTATACTTATTTCGTGATTATCACGGCAAGCGAAATCGTGGATCTCTCCGTGTGCTGGCGGGGCGAATAGAGTGCGAAAAATCTTCATTGCGCTGTGCGGGCCCGGGTCACGTGGAGGTTGTTCCGTTTCTGGTGCAGGCACGAGGGTTGACAGTCACAAGTAAACATGAAAGCACAACTCACCGCCACTCATCGCGAGTTGTCTTCTACAGTAAGTCTTCCACCGACGAGTAAGTCATGAGCGAGTTTTCCTTACTTCAGTTGATCTGTCAGGCCGGCCATTTCCTCGAGAAGCTAAAGACCCCGGATGTTTGCCAAAGAGCTTGTTCACATATCGGTGTATCATCACATGTATCGTTGTATGATTCGGAGAATTGTTACTACCGTACGCCTCAACATTATCTTGGCAATcacacagtcgtgagtcgtgagtcacggGTCTCACGGCCCTCCACCTCGGGACTCGGAAGTACATCTTGGGTGCTGTGCGCCTCTTCGAATGATGCAGAAGCTGTCCAAGTTGCTCAAAAGCCTACCTTGCTCTTACTGTTGAATGGCGTAGGACCATCGTCGGTACCTCTAGAGCAATGACATACCCATTGCGAGGCATTTCAGCGTACGGTCGCAAAACACCGTATGTACTTCAGCCATTCTACATTGGAAGACGGTATGTGTCGACCTCGCCGTCCTCATCAATAGCATCGACGTCCAAAATAACCCAATCCGATGCGGGCTACTCTTCCACAACAACATCTGCCTCGACGACAACCGCCCCTACTCGCCAACGACAAGTCATCTTCTCAGGAATTCAGCCCACAGGAATTCCTCATCTTGGTAACTACCTCGGCGCGCTTCGCAATTGGGTTGATCTTCAAAATGCCTCTCTCGACACCTCGGACGAGCTCTATTTCAGCATCGTTGGCTACCACGCTATCACCATGCCTCAGCAGGCCGCACGTTTACGATCTGATCGATCGGAAATGATGGCCACGCTCCTCGCAATCGGACTTGATCCACAGCGTTGTACTATTTTccaccaagatcaagttCCCGAGCATACGGAACTCGCATGGATCCTCAACTGCATTACCGCAATGGGAAAGCTCAATCGTATGACCACGTGGAAGTCTAAGCTAGCTACTGCAAAGAATGTTTCTGATACTGCAGATATGGACGACAAAGAGCTCAGTCTAGGGCTGTTTGCTTACCCGGTGCTGCAGGCGGCTGACATTTTGCTGTACAAGGCAACACACGTACCCGTCGGAGAAGATCAGATTCAGCATCTCGAACTAAGTAGAGATCTGGCAGATGTATACAACCGTAGGTTTAGCAAAAAATTCTTCCCCCTACCGCAACACATCATCACGCCAACAAAGAGAGTCTTGTCGTTGCGCGATCCGACGAGTAAGATGTCGAAAAGCGCACCCGATGTCAACTCGAGGATTCTGGTGACCGACACACCACAACAAGTCGCGAATAAGATCAAGAAGGCGGTGACAGACGCCGAGAGATCGTTGGCTTATGACCCTAAGCGAAGACCAGGTGTAAGCAATCTGCTTTCCATTTTGGCGGCTCTCAAGCCACTGGCGGCACAGGGAGACCGAGAAGGTACGCAGAATGCACAGGAATGGGCGGACCAGCTGAACACAGAAATCCAGGCTACCGGGGCATCGTCCGGTCAGCATCTCAAGGCCACATTGACAGATGCTGTGGTCGAAACATTACGGCCCATACAGGCAGAGCTGGAAAAGCTGAGGAATGACCCTGCGTACTTGCATCAGATGGAACAGCTGGGTCAAATGAAGGCTCAGACTGTGGCCAAGAGGACTATGGCGCAAGTTCGAAAAAGCATTGGTCTTGACTAGACTGATTACGTTCTTTTCAGATTCTCTTGCATGTAACTTGAACACCACCACTATCTGCGATTCAGTATTTGATGTTccgtgctgtgctgcgtAGAGCGCGTTGGATCTCTCGTGCCGTGTTTGAAGCTCATGAGGAACCCTCGATACAAGCTCACTTTCGGCACCATCACAGGGCGTAGCCGCAATGACTGCAATGGACATGCTTTGCTAGTGTGAAATGTACAAATACAACTAGATGTGGGTATGCGTGACGCCTCTCTGCGTCAAAGAATCCAGGATACTTCAACCTTCAAAGGCTTCTCAAAAGCTCTCAAACTTAGCCTTAATGGCCTCTGCAGCAACTAGAACATCCTTCAAGTCCTTCTCGATCTGTTCCAGATTCGATTTCTTCTCCTTGTTCTCCTTGACCACTTCGGTCTTGTCTTGCTGCAACGTCTGTTTTCGCGCTTCGAGCCGTTTGCGCTCctgcagctcgaatcgtAATCGTGTCAGCATGAGTTTGTGTTCGTCTGTAAGGTTctcctcgccatcctccATCGCTTCGTCTTTTGcttccgcatccgcatcttGTTCCTCCGTCTTCagtactgctgctgcggaGGTGGAGCGAAGCTGTTGAAACTCTTGCAAGTCATGCAGCTCGATGTCCTGAAAGATGGACTGAAACTCCTGACAAACTTTCACCTCGAGATCCAGCATGCTCTCTTCATACTTGAGATTCTGCAGGCTGAGACGAGCAGTGTCGACTTTGGCACGTTCTTCAGCTACGCGTGCCTTCTGAACGGACAGATCTTTGTAGATGCGTCGATTGACTCTTTTGAGAGCTGCAAATAGCGGTGTGGATGCGGAGAGCAGTCGGAGGGCTGATGAGGTTGCTTCTGCCGTTgcagcttcgtcgtcttccagCACCGGTGTTTTGAGATCTGATAGCTCCGATAGAGAAGCTAGCGTCTGCTTGAGTTCCTGATGCGAGCAAAGTTGTCGGTGAGAAGAAAAGGGACATTGACCAAAGAGTTAACAGTGTCAGTCCATCGAGACATGATTCGAGGCTAATTTTCGACACGTGATAGCTGTGGCGCTC contains these protein-coding regions:
- a CDS encoding uncharacterized protein (related to neutral amino acid permease) encodes the protein MSSLGQANEKEAHTPPQPQSHDDSSTEDIERSSKAIKAKNGATDDIVEVSSTVDSEDALVAERVKQAQEGGTIVYRTLSWQKAAILLFTEYVCLAILSFPWAFSYLGMAGGLLATFGIGLGALYTSLTLWRYCLRHPHLLNICDIGYQIFGKSKIAYELTALALILNNVFIMGLHTLTGSEILNTLSEHGTCSLVFSLVIMIVSILLTLPRKLEQLTGLGIVSAISMFISILLVLIFTGIQGTQPAVENFSEPVHITAFAPKGTSFVNGFSAVLNIVFTWIGHIMYPTFIAEMKDPREFPKALYAVTVAEFILFSVAGIVVYRYTGQYTTAPAVGTLRPVFKKIAFAFVLPTTIIIGVLYASVVAKYLFGRIFMGTKHYNNHTVLGWAGWIGCVTITWVLGWVIGEAIPFFSTLLSLMSALFDCYFGYIFWAFAFFELYRGQLWVGQSWLRKTETAFQFVLIAVGLFVLGPGTYVSVKSIIDNYNNGSIKAPFTCADNSI
- a CDS encoding putative tryptophanyl-tRNA synthetase, coding for MTYPLRGISAYGRKTPYVLQPFYIGRRYVSTSPSSSIASTSKITQSDAGYSSTTTSASTTTAPTRQRQVIFSGIQPTGIPHLGNYLGALRNWVDLQNASLDTSDELYFSIVGYHAITMPQQAARLRSDRSEMMATLLAIGLDPQRCTIFHQDQVPEHTELAWILNCITAMGKLNRMTTWKSKLATAKNVSDTADMDDKELSLGLFAYPVLQAADILLYKATHVPVGEDQIQHLELSRDLADVYNRRFSKKFFPLPQHIITPTKRVLSLRDPTSKMSKSAPDVNSRILVTDTPQQVANKIKKAVTDAERSLAYDPKRRPGVSNLLSILAALKPLAAQGDREGTQNAQEWADQLNTEIQATGASSGQHLKATLTDAVVETLRPIQAELEKLRNDPAYLHQMEQLGQMKAQTVAKRTMAQVRKSIGLD